In a genomic window of Ipomoea triloba cultivar NCNSP0323 chromosome 3, ASM357664v1:
- the LOC116011847 gene encoding 26S proteasome non-ATPase regulatory subunit 4 homolog, producing MVLEATIICIDNSEWMRNGDYSPNRFQAQSDAVNLICGAKTQSNPENTVGVLTMAGKGVRVLVTPTSDLGKILACTHGLEIGGEMNLAAGIQVAQLALKHRQNKNQQQRIIVFAGSPVNYDKKVLEMIGRKLKKNSVSLDVVNFGEEDEGKAEKLEALVAAVNNNNSSHIVHVPPGPNALSDVLISTPIFTGDEEGGSGFAAAAAAASAGGLSGFEFGVDPNLDPELALALRVSMEEERARQEAAAKRAAEETAEQEKGENQPAIQDVGMTENVSAGISESESKASDLMDDDNALLEQALAMSMGSTSNDATRDINMQEAASDEELAIALKLSLQDVENDQSNPTDMSKLLTDQSYMSSVLASLPGVDPNDPAVRDLLASMQSQSESEEKKDEDNASKEDKN from the exons ATGGTGCTCGAG GCAACTATTATCTGCATCGACAATTCGGAGTGGATGCGGAATGGCGATTATTCTCCCAATAGGTTTCAAGCTCAATCTGACGCCGTTAATCTCATATGTGGTGCAAAAACCCAG TCTAATCCGGAGAATACAGTGGGAGTACTGACTATGGCTGGTAAAGGGGTTCGTGTTTTAGTGACTCCTACCAGTGATCTCGGAAAAATCTTAGCTTGCACGCACG GGTTAGAAATAGGTGGTGAAATGAATTTGGCAGCTGGAATTCAGGTGGCCCAACTGGCTCTCAAGCATCGCCAGAACAAAAATCAGCAGCAGAGGATTATTGTTTTTGCTGGAAG CCCTGTTAACTATGACAAGAAGGTGTTGGAGATGATAGGGAGAAAGTTAAAAAAGAACAGTGTATCACTGGATGTTGTTAATTTTGGTGAAGAGGATGAAGGGAAAGCTGAGAAGCTTGAGGCACTGGTTGCTGCAGTAAACAACAACAATAGCAGTCACATTGTTCATGTTCCTCCTGGTCCTAATGCTCTTTCAGATGTGCTAATAAG TACTCCTATCTTTACTGGTGATGAGGAAGGAGGAAGTGGTTTTGCTGCAGCAGCTGCGGCAGCTTCTGCTGGTGGATTATCTGGCTTTGAATTTGGTGTCGATCCCAACTTGGATCCTGAACTTGCCCTGGCACTTCGAGTTTCAATGGAAGAAGAAAGAGCAAGACAAGAAGCAGCTGCAAAGAGGGCTGCCGAAGAAACTGCAGAACAAGAGAAAGGAGAAAATCAGCCTGCTATCCAAGATGTTGGCATGACAGAAAATGTTTCTGCTGGAATATCTGAATCTGAAAGCAAGGCTTCTGATCTAATG GATGATGACAATGCCTTGTTGGAGCAGGCACTAGCTATGTCTATGGGTTCTACTTCTAACGATGCCACACGAGACATTAACATGCAAGAAGCAGCTTCAGATGAAGAATTGGCAATTG CCCTTAAATTGTCTTTGCAAGACGTTGAAAATGACCAGTCAAATCCTACTGATATGAGCAAGTTGTTGACCGATCAGTCCTACATGTCTTCTGTTCTTGCTTCC CTTCCAGGTGTTGATCCTAATGATCCAGCAGTTAGAGATTTGCTAGCTTCCATGCAAAGCCAGTCTGAG TCCGAGGAGAAGAAGGACGAGGATAACGCATCTAAAGAGGACAAAAACTGA
- the LOC116012211 gene encoding uncharacterized protein LOC116012211 isoform X1 — MDAEANSSNFPLPEAFLEFLNQNGIDPSIYAASDSIPRYIRLKPGYETYKEEIEADVGCKLEKVSWLPDFYYLPPDVRIASSKAYQEGKIYGIDAASGAAVLALDISVGDHVLDLCAAPGAKLCMMLDILGSSGSVTGVDVAKHRLAACRSMLLKYALGDHCRLFVADGTTFSLPPVSANLVSESRNESEEVYKEWKSWRPWKERKREAIAREKGLSKVFSSTQEPELIFYGTNSGVVGLTKNKLYQRAHCGYVFEFGYDKVLVDAECTHDGSIKHIQKFEQWGWTTFQRRVLDAERTDDLAILQLQLLTNGFKLLKVGGFLVYSTCSLTDAQNEDVVDKFLSENSSAELLEIDAARNWPCKSGRIPKTLRFDPLTSCTSGLFVAKFTKLAI, encoded by the exons ATGGACGCGGAGGCCAACTCCTCAAATTTTCCACTACCGGAAGCATTCCTTGAATTTCTGAATCAGAATGGCATAGACCCTTCCATTTACGCTGCCTCCGATTCAATACCTCGGTATATTAG gtTAAAGCCAGGTTATGAGACTTATAAAGAAGAAATTGAAGCTGATGTTGGATGTAAACTGGAAAAGGTGTCTTGGTTGCCGGATTTCTATTATCTTCCACCTGATGTTCGAATAGCTAGCTCAAAGGCATACCAAGAAGGAAAg ATATATGGAATCGATGCAGCATCTGGAGCTGCTGTTTTAGCTCTGGACATCTCAGTAGGAGATCATGTCCTTGATCTCTGTGCTGCTCCTG GTGCTAAACTTTGTATGATGTTGGACATTCTTGGCAGCTCTGGTTCTGTGACTGGTGTTGATGTTGCAAAACACCGCTTAGCAGCTTGTAGAAGCATGCTACTTAAATATGCACTTGGTGATCATTGTCGTCTATTTGTTGCTGATGGAACCACATTTTCTCTCCCCCCTGTTAGTGCCAATCTGGTTTCAGAATCACGGAATGAATCTG AAGAAGTATACAAGGAGTGGAAGTCGTGGAGACCATGGAAAGAGAGGAAAAGGGAAGCTATAGCAAGGGAAAAGGGCCTTTCTAAAGTATTCTCATCAACTCAAGAACCAGAGCTTATATTTTATGGAACAAATTCTGGGGTAGTTGGgctgacaaaaaataaattatatcagcGGGCACATTGCGGTTATGTATTTGAGTTTGGCTATGACAAG GTTCTTGTGGATGCAGAGTGTACTCATGATGGTTCAATCAAACATATCCAAAAATTTGAGCAGTGGGGCTGGACGACTTTCCAGCGCCGCGTATTGGATGCAGAGAGAACTGATGACCTGGCCATCCTTCag CTTCAACTTTTAACAAATGGGTTCAAATTGCTTAAAGTGGGAGGGTTCCTTGTCTACAGCACTTGCAG TTTAACTGATGCACAGAATGAAGATGTAGTGGATAAGTTCCTTTCAGAGAACAGCTCTGCAG AGTTGCTTGAGATTGATGCTGCCAGGAATTGGCCATGTAAGAGCGGGCGGATACCAAAAACCCTGCGCTTTGATCCTCTCACATCTTGCACTAGTGGACTCTTTGTTGCAAAGTTCACAAAACTAGCGATTTAG
- the LOC116012211 gene encoding uncharacterized protein LOC116012211 isoform X2 — MDAEANSSNFPLPEAFLEFLNQNGIDPSIYAASDSIPRYIRLKPGYETYKEEIEADVGCKLEKVSWLPDFYYLPPDVRIASSKAYQEGKIYGIDAASGAAVLALDISVGDHVLDLCAAPGAKLCMMLDILGSSGSVTGVDVAKHRLAACRSMLLKYALGDHCRLFVADGTTFSLPPVSANLVSESRNESEVYKEWKSWRPWKERKREAIAREKGLSKVFSSTQEPELIFYGTNSGVVGLTKNKLYQRAHCGYVFEFGYDKVLVDAECTHDGSIKHIQKFEQWGWTTFQRRVLDAERTDDLAILQLQLLTNGFKLLKVGGFLVYSTCSLTDAQNEDVVDKFLSENSSAELLEIDAARNWPCKSGRIPKTLRFDPLTSCTSGLFVAKFTKLAI, encoded by the exons ATGGACGCGGAGGCCAACTCCTCAAATTTTCCACTACCGGAAGCATTCCTTGAATTTCTGAATCAGAATGGCATAGACCCTTCCATTTACGCTGCCTCCGATTCAATACCTCGGTATATTAG gtTAAAGCCAGGTTATGAGACTTATAAAGAAGAAATTGAAGCTGATGTTGGATGTAAACTGGAAAAGGTGTCTTGGTTGCCGGATTTCTATTATCTTCCACCTGATGTTCGAATAGCTAGCTCAAAGGCATACCAAGAAGGAAAg ATATATGGAATCGATGCAGCATCTGGAGCTGCTGTTTTAGCTCTGGACATCTCAGTAGGAGATCATGTCCTTGATCTCTGTGCTGCTCCTG GTGCTAAACTTTGTATGATGTTGGACATTCTTGGCAGCTCTGGTTCTGTGACTGGTGTTGATGTTGCAAAACACCGCTTAGCAGCTTGTAGAAGCATGCTACTTAAATATGCACTTGGTGATCATTGTCGTCTATTTGTTGCTGATGGAACCACATTTTCTCTCCCCCCTGTTAGTGCCAATCTGGTTTCAGAATCACGGAATGAATCTG AAGTATACAAGGAGTGGAAGTCGTGGAGACCATGGAAAGAGAGGAAAAGGGAAGCTATAGCAAGGGAAAAGGGCCTTTCTAAAGTATTCTCATCAACTCAAGAACCAGAGCTTATATTTTATGGAACAAATTCTGGGGTAGTTGGgctgacaaaaaataaattatatcagcGGGCACATTGCGGTTATGTATTTGAGTTTGGCTATGACAAG GTTCTTGTGGATGCAGAGTGTACTCATGATGGTTCAATCAAACATATCCAAAAATTTGAGCAGTGGGGCTGGACGACTTTCCAGCGCCGCGTATTGGATGCAGAGAGAACTGATGACCTGGCCATCCTTCag CTTCAACTTTTAACAAATGGGTTCAAATTGCTTAAAGTGGGAGGGTTCCTTGTCTACAGCACTTGCAG TTTAACTGATGCACAGAATGAAGATGTAGTGGATAAGTTCCTTTCAGAGAACAGCTCTGCAG AGTTGCTTGAGATTGATGCTGCCAGGAATTGGCCATGTAAGAGCGGGCGGATACCAAAAACCCTGCGCTTTGATCCTCTCACATCTTGCACTAGTGGACTCTTTGTTGCAAAGTTCACAAAACTAGCGATTTAG